Proteins encoded in a region of the Deltaproteobacteria bacterium genome:
- the fabG gene encoding 3-oxoacyl-ACP reductase FabG produces MSGNPDFEGRVAVVTGGARGIGLAITRALADCGASVHVFDVAKGEGSGTCPYRFHQVDICDSAAVAAAVAQLPDGATLLVNNAGITRDRTLVNMTDDEWRSVLSVNLTGAFHMARALAPGMRKAGYGRIVNITSINGMRGKFGQANYSASKAGLIGLTKALARELGPKGVTVNAVAPGMVMTEMAAAVPPEVVAKAKAESVLPSLATPEDVAAVVLFLLSDAARMVTGEVIRVDAGQYI; encoded by the coding sequence ATGAGCGGAAATCCGGATTTTGAAGGTCGCGTCGCGGTGGTCACCGGCGGCGCGCGGGGGATCGGGCTGGCCATCACCCGGGCGCTTGCCGATTGCGGCGCGTCCGTTCACGTGTTCGACGTCGCGAAGGGGGAAGGGAGCGGCACCTGCCCGTACCGGTTCCACCAGGTCGACATCTGCGATTCCGCCGCGGTGGCCGCCGCCGTGGCGCAACTCCCCGACGGCGCCACGCTGCTGGTGAACAACGCCGGGATCACCCGGGACCGCACCCTGGTGAACATGACCGACGACGAATGGCGATCGGTCCTGTCGGTCAACCTGACCGGCGCCTTCCACATGGCGCGCGCGCTCGCCCCCGGGATGCGGAAGGCAGGGTACGGCCGGATCGTGAACATCACCTCCATCAACGGGATGCGCGGCAAGTTCGGGCAGGCGAACTACAGCGCCTCGAAGGCGGGACTGATCGGGCTGACCAAGGCGCTCGCGCGGGAGCTGGGGCCCAAGGGGGTGACGGTGAACGCGGTGGCGCCCGGAATGGTCATGACGGAGATGGCGGCCGCTGTCCCGCCGGAGGTGGTGGCGAAGGCGAAGGCGGAAAGCGTCCTCCCCTCGCTCGCCACGCCGGAGGACGTCGCCGCCGTCGTGCTCTTCCTCCTGTCCGACGCGGCCCGGATGGTCACCGGGGAGGTGATCCGGGTGGACGCGGGGCAGTACATCTGA
- a CDS encoding branched-chain amino acid ABC transporter permease — translation MDILVYGAINSATLSLMALGFTLVYSISRLPNFAHGALYVTTGYIVWLGVNALGLGYLPAIAVGIAATAVIGGLIYRLFILRIRGMEISEIIATYAVGLAVIEGLRWGGLRGSTFTLPSFLAGTVDVGGIVVDYQRIFVLVLGAAVFAGLNLFVRHTKTGLALKAIAQDERAAMMLGIDSDGKALVSFAVGAGLSAFAAVLILPLGNIVVETGYNVLLYSIAVSIIGGLGSFGGAILASLIIGFAQVLTEVFLSAHYQMVISLLAIIVTLLVRPSGIFGKQKELDDRV, via the coding sequence GTGGACATTCTCGTCTACGGCGCCATCAACAGCGCGACGCTCTCGCTGATGGCGCTGGGCTTCACGCTGGTGTACAGCATCAGCCGTCTGCCCAACTTCGCGCACGGGGCGCTCTACGTCACGACCGGGTACATCGTGTGGCTCGGCGTCAACGCCCTGGGCCTCGGCTACCTCCCGGCCATCGCGGTGGGGATCGCCGCGACCGCCGTCATCGGGGGGCTGATCTACCGGCTGTTCATCCTCCGGATCCGGGGGATGGAGATCTCGGAAATCATCGCGACCTACGCGGTGGGGCTGGCCGTCATCGAGGGGCTGCGGTGGGGGGGGCTGCGGGGATCCACCTTCACCCTCCCCTCCTTCCTCGCCGGAACGGTCGATGTCGGCGGGATCGTCGTGGACTACCAGCGGATCTTCGTCCTCGTCCTCGGCGCGGCGGTGTTCGCGGGGTTGAACCTCTTCGTGAGGCACACGAAGACCGGCCTCGCGCTCAAGGCGATCGCCCAGGACGAGCGGGCCGCCATGATGCTCGGCATCGACTCCGACGGGAAGGCGCTGGTCTCCTTCGCCGTCGGCGCCGGGCTCTCCGCCTTCGCCGCGGTGCTGATCCTCCCTCTCGGGAACATCGTCGTGGAGACCGGGTACAACGTCCTCCTCTACTCCATCGCGGTCAGCATCATCGGGGGGCTGGGGAGCTTCGGCGGCGCGATCCTGGCGTCCCTCATCATCGGGTTCGCGCAGGTCCTGACCGAGGTGTTCCTCTCCGCCCACTACCAGATGGTGATCTCCCTGCTCGCGATCATCGTCACGCTGCTGGTGCGCCCCTCCGGGATCTTCGGGAAGCAGAAGGAGCTGGACGACCGGGTATGA
- a CDS encoding amidohydrolase, protein MRIDFHVHMGVYAFHNPSVTEWMKQSHPVGYEEYIRKYDDPGAFEELLAAEGVDYACVLAELSSATTGLCTNEQVRDFCRGRNRLIPFCDISPNRYTDLGEELRRKVGDEGFRGVKMLPSYQHFYPNDARMYPLYDAAQELGVPVLVHTGSSVFRGTRMKYADPLHLDDVAVDFPGLSLVMAHAGRGFWYDRAFFLAKLHKNVYLELSGLPPGKLMTYFPELDRLTDKAIFGSDWPGMPHIRRNMDAIAGLPLPAEGVERILGGNAARLLRI, encoded by the coding sequence ATGCGGATCGATTTCCACGTCCACATGGGGGTGTACGCCTTCCACAACCCGTCGGTGACGGAGTGGATGAAGCAGTCGCACCCGGTCGGGTACGAGGAGTACATCCGCAAATACGACGACCCGGGCGCGTTCGAGGAGCTGCTGGCCGCAGAAGGGGTCGATTACGCCTGCGTCCTCGCCGAGCTCAGCTCCGCCACGACCGGCCTGTGCACGAACGAGCAGGTACGCGACTTCTGCCGCGGAAGGAATCGGCTGATCCCGTTCTGCGACATCAGCCCCAACCGATACACCGACCTCGGGGAGGAGCTGCGGCGGAAGGTGGGGGACGAAGGTTTTCGCGGGGTCAAGATGCTTCCTTCGTACCAGCACTTCTACCCGAACGACGCGAGGATGTACCCGTTGTACGACGCGGCGCAGGAGCTCGGCGTCCCCGTCCTCGTCCACACCGGCTCCTCCGTCTTCCGGGGGACGCGGATGAAATACGCCGACCCGCTCCACCTGGACGACGTCGCGGTCGACTTCCCCGGCCTGAGCCTGGTGATGGCGCATGCGGGGCGGGGTTTCTGGTACGACCGGGCGTTCTTCCTGGCCAAGCTCCACAAGAACGTGTACCTCGAACTGTCCGGCCTCCCCCCCGGGAAGTTGATGACCTACTTCCCGGAGCTCGACCGGCTCACGGACAAGGCGATCTTCGGGAGCGACTGGCCGGGGATGCCCCACATCCGCCGGAACATGGACGCGATCGCGGGGCTCCCGCTGCCGGCGGAGGGGGTGGAACGGATTCTCGGGGGGAATGCGGCGCGGCTGCTGCGTATCTGA
- a CDS encoding ATP-binding cassette domain-containing protein, with product MLSASGLMVYYENTLALNNVGLRAAKDSVVGVFGSNSAGKSTLMYALSGILLDVRKKERMRGGENISLFGSVTVDGEDVTSLPAHERAARGVILCPERRRIFGESSVIENLRIGSYLAPRSERKRDIERVFALFPRLKDHIHRPGGFLSGGEQQMLAIGRALMARPKLLLLDEPLLGLSPAYQKIVIDAVREIRAAGGITVVIAEQYARPVIPVIDRGYIIENGSAIMEGTKEELMDNPDVKSAYFGI from the coding sequence ATGCTTTCCGCGTCCGGGCTGATGGTGTATTACGAGAACACGCTGGCCCTGAACAACGTGGGCCTGCGGGCGGCGAAGGATTCGGTCGTGGGGGTCTTCGGCTCGAACAGCGCGGGGAAGAGCACGCTCATGTACGCCCTCTCCGGGATCCTCCTGGACGTCCGGAAGAAGGAGCGGATGCGGGGCGGGGAGAACATCTCCCTCTTCGGGAGCGTCACGGTGGACGGGGAGGACGTGACGTCGCTGCCGGCGCACGAGCGGGCCGCCCGCGGCGTCATCCTCTGCCCGGAGCGGCGCCGGATCTTCGGGGAGAGCTCGGTCATCGAGAACCTGCGGATCGGATCGTACCTCGCCCCGCGAAGCGAACGGAAACGGGACATCGAGCGGGTCTTCGCCCTCTTTCCGCGCCTCAAGGACCACATCCACCGCCCGGGCGGATTCCTCTCCGGCGGGGAGCAGCAGATGCTGGCGATCGGGCGGGCGCTCATGGCGAGGCCGAAGCTCCTGCTCCTCGACGAGCCGCTCCTGGGGTTGAGCCCCGCCTACCAGAAGATCGTGATCGACGCGGTCCGGGAGATCCGGGCGGCGGGCGGGATCACCGTCGTCATCGCCGAGCAGTACGCGCGGCCGGTCATCCCGGTGATCGACCGGGGGTACATCATCGAGAACGGATCCGCCATCATGGAAGGGACGAAGGAAGAGCTGATGGACAACCCGGACGTGAAGTCCGCCTACTTCGGGATCTGA
- a CDS encoding ABC transporter ATP-binding protein: MSILSTDGLGKTFGGLTALSSVSFSVKQGEIFGIIGPNGSGKTTLINCITGFVRPDEGKVFFRQREITRWPAHKVARAGIARTFQVMRPFYSLPAYRNLVIPLWSPRARKEGGWRGGGKHGDRATVAVDILEEIGFERDSRVPYKLASALPTGYLKRLELARCLALRPEVIFCDEVFSGLSASEIASMLPLIEKLKMEGITLIMVEHRLRELFRVADRVMALQFGEKIAEGHYKDVIGDRRVREAYLGVELE; encoded by the coding sequence ATGAGCATCCTCTCCACGGATGGGCTCGGCAAGACGTTCGGGGGGCTGACGGCTCTCTCCTCGGTGAGCTTCTCCGTGAAGCAGGGGGAGATCTTCGGGATCATCGGGCCGAACGGATCGGGGAAGACCACCCTCATCAACTGCATCACCGGGTTCGTCCGCCCGGACGAGGGGAAGGTGTTCTTCCGGCAGAGGGAGATCACCCGGTGGCCCGCGCACAAGGTCGCGCGGGCGGGGATCGCGCGGACGTTCCAGGTCATGCGCCCCTTCTACTCGCTGCCGGCGTACCGGAACCTCGTGATCCCGCTCTGGTCGCCGCGCGCGCGGAAGGAAGGGGGGTGGCGCGGCGGGGGGAAGCACGGGGACCGGGCGACGGTCGCGGTGGACATCCTGGAGGAGATCGGCTTCGAGCGCGACTCCCGGGTCCCCTACAAGCTCGCCTCCGCCCTTCCGACCGGCTACCTGAAGCGGCTGGAGCTCGCCCGCTGCCTCGCCCTGCGCCCGGAGGTGATCTTCTGCGACGAGGTGTTCTCGGGCTTGAGCGCGAGCGAGATCGCGAGCATGCTGCCGCTGATCGAGAAGCTGAAGATGGAGGGGATCACGCTCATCATGGTCGAGCACCGGCTGCGGGAGCTGTTCCGGGTGGCCGACCGGGTCATGGCGCTTCAGTTCGGGGAGAAGATCGCCGAGGGGCACTACAAGGACGTCATCGGGGACCGCCGGGTGAGGGAGGCGTACCTCGGGGTCGAGCTGGAGTAG
- a CDS encoding ABC transporter substrate-binding protein → MKKTVRGTGWCLLLLAFVAFLPGVGAAAEKPIVIGAPLATAFLYGWDAERGIRLAIEEINAAGGVKVGSVKRPFQAEVIDTRDLEPGVPVSEALLGVEKLILEKKADFIVGGPVRSEAALAAMDLLNKYKKVSILTTGVLTPAYHKKVADNYDKYKYCFRISSHVGVMANEFITLLGDVKKGHGFNKVYIMVQDVEHARKGGEVMKKMMADKGWEVVDMKIYPTGTTDYSVGLSDASKRKADILFLWMDMPESSILLKQWSSMKMKALPMGFVNAAEQPGFWKATEGKGEFLIVNLVNGGNAPAKITPWTMKFADAYKKRWGLEPEGYGTSSSYMAVYVLKEAIEKAGTVESGAVIAALENVNVMGVYGRIAFDKKSHQVIPSLDPEQGAVTSIVQWQKGRRVQVFPPKTAEGKILLPPWMK, encoded by the coding sequence ATGAAAAAGACCGTTCGTGGTACCGGATGGTGCCTGTTGCTGCTCGCCTTCGTAGCGTTTCTCCCCGGCGTCGGGGCGGCGGCGGAAAAACCGATCGTCATCGGCGCCCCCCTCGCCACCGCCTTCCTGTACGGATGGGACGCGGAGCGCGGGATCCGGCTGGCCATCGAGGAGATCAACGCGGCCGGCGGGGTCAAGGTGGGCAGCGTCAAGCGCCCCTTCCAGGCGGAGGTCATCGACACGCGGGACCTGGAGCCCGGCGTCCCCGTCAGCGAGGCGCTGCTCGGCGTCGAGAAGCTCATCCTCGAGAAGAAGGCGGACTTCATCGTCGGCGGGCCGGTCCGCTCCGAGGCGGCGCTGGCCGCCATGGACCTGCTGAACAAATACAAAAAGGTGAGCATCCTGACGACCGGGGTGCTGACGCCCGCGTACCACAAGAAGGTCGCGGACAATTACGACAAGTACAAATACTGCTTCCGGATCTCGAGCCACGTCGGCGTGATGGCCAACGAGTTCATCACCCTGCTCGGCGACGTCAAGAAGGGGCACGGCTTCAACAAGGTCTACATCATGGTCCAGGACGTCGAGCACGCCCGCAAGGGCGGCGAAGTGATGAAGAAGATGATGGCGGACAAGGGGTGGGAGGTCGTCGACATGAAGATCTACCCCACCGGGACCACCGACTACTCCGTCGGCCTCTCCGACGCCTCGAAGCGGAAGGCGGACATCCTCTTCCTCTGGATGGACATGCCCGAGAGCTCGATCCTCCTCAAGCAGTGGAGCTCGATGAAGATGAAGGCGCTTCCGATGGGATTCGTGAACGCCGCCGAGCAGCCCGGGTTCTGGAAGGCGACCGAGGGGAAGGGCGAGTTCCTGATCGTCAACCTGGTGAACGGCGGGAACGCGCCGGCGAAGATCACCCCGTGGACGATGAAGTTCGCCGACGCCTACAAGAAGCGGTGGGGGCTGGAGCCGGAAGGGTACGGCACCTCCTCGAGCTACATGGCGGTCTACGTGCTGAAGGAGGCGATCGAGAAGGCCGGGACCGTGGAGTCCGGGGCCGTCATCGCGGCGCTCGAGAACGTGAACGTCATGGGGGTGTACGGGAGGATCGCGTTCGACAAGAAGAGCCACCAGGTCATCCCGTCCCTCGACCCCGAGCAGGGGGCGGTGACCTCGATCGTCCAGTGGCAGAAGGGGAGGCGGGTCCAGGTGTTCCCGCCGAAAACCGCGGAGGGGAAGATCCTCCTTCCCCCGTGGATGAAGTGA
- a CDS encoding branched-chain amino acid ABC transporter permease produces MNGAQRRKERIDRGIKVRSDGIYAVSSLREMAYLAGPRVVLIAGMLLLPLALEAAPYWKRVVNILCVYGLLAISFDFLANRVGLVCLGGSMFIGLGGYFAAIFNVHLHLPVYLSIPAAAVAGAAVSTAMILPCLSLRGVYFAIVTLMYPLLFTRLIEAFDVLGGTNGITGLDSFPSPHVENYAIIAVLLAVLFGLRRLLAEDIGLVMHAVKDNDQSVRASGIDVTRIKALAVFIASLVGCFGGAYLAHIYMWAGLSLFALDFSIIPIAAVTIGGGGGLFGAVVGCLILVPLSEFLRVFGTFRIVIYCAVLVGFIVFRSEGIMTYCTRKYEQFERWVEV; encoded by the coding sequence ATGAACGGAGCGCAGCGCAGGAAAGAGCGGATCGACCGCGGGATCAAGGTCCGCAGCGACGGGATCTACGCCGTCTCGTCCCTCCGGGAGATGGCGTACCTGGCCGGTCCGCGCGTCGTCCTGATCGCGGGGATGCTCCTCCTCCCGCTCGCGCTCGAGGCGGCCCCCTACTGGAAGCGGGTGGTGAACATCCTGTGCGTCTACGGGCTGCTGGCGATCTCGTTCGACTTCCTGGCCAACCGCGTCGGCCTCGTCTGCCTCGGCGGCTCGATGTTCATCGGCCTGGGCGGCTACTTCGCGGCCATCTTCAACGTGCACCTGCACCTGCCCGTCTACCTGTCGATCCCGGCCGCCGCCGTCGCCGGGGCGGCGGTGTCGACGGCGATGATCCTGCCGTGCCTCTCCCTGCGCGGGGTGTACTTCGCCATCGTCACGCTGATGTACCCGCTGCTCTTCACCCGGCTGATCGAGGCGTTCGACGTCCTCGGCGGGACGAACGGGATCACGGGACTGGACAGCTTCCCGAGCCCGCACGTGGAGAACTACGCGATCATCGCCGTCCTGCTGGCGGTCCTGTTCGGGCTCCGGCGGCTCCTCGCCGAGGACATCGGGCTGGTGATGCACGCGGTGAAGGACAACGACCAGTCGGTGCGGGCGTCTGGGATCGACGTGACGCGGATCAAGGCGCTGGCGGTCTTCATCGCCTCCCTCGTCGGCTGCTTCGGCGGCGCGTACCTGGCGCACATCTACATGTGGGCGGGGCTCTCCCTCTTCGCGCTGGACTTCTCGATCATTCCGATCGCCGCGGTCACGATCGGGGGGGGCGGGGGGCTCTTCGGAGCGGTCGTCGGCTGCCTCATCCTCGTGCCGCTGTCCGAGTTCCTCCGGGTGTTCGGGACGTTCCGCATCGTCATCTACTGCGCCGTCCTGGTCGGCTTCATCGTGTTCCGGAGCGAGGGGATCATGACGTACTGCACCCGGAAATACGAGCAGTTCGAGCGGTGGGTCGAGGTATGA